Proteins encoded by one window of Aphidius gifuensis isolate YNYX2018 linkage group LG2, ASM1490517v1, whole genome shotgun sequence:
- the LOC122849809 gene encoding LOW QUALITY PROTEIN: PAT complex subunit CCDC47 (The sequence of the model RefSeq protein was modified relative to this genomic sequence to represent the inferred CDS: inserted 1 base in 1 codon; substituted 1 base at 1 genomic stop codon): MRKMMKLWFVLVHIALVGTNIWATAHYHDEMPEDNEFAEFEDFEDDRPKKLASTVDQQSSNKLELNQVSEEDDIEIEDEVDTEFDHFQDDEEFEGLDGPTKNPSKTDEPSTLTITKVPLHLRDRWDSYYLEILMIIGLVVYFINYIIGRSKNINIAENWLNENRQILDDNFSLVGDTGKGLEDTNDDGFIKESESQYSVYCSGRVGCESMLIELKLIKRQDLVAIISQIIRPQNDQXNIFRNLNIGVAAIDLPLHIXPAGFFVMSEVAEAASAILDTRVLQIFNKYPQFIDYIHISDQYSGVKQQEDAGALTMPEVKRVLLVGLNISVKGKLLNNDTQDKMKSLLQFTFYILDKLRRFRLSKEAKNKTDKNRLKVEETFLKTTHAARAEAAAQKREDKRQAEKERILLEEDPDKQRKWEEKEQKRLAKKRAPRMKQLKVKAL; this comes from the exons ATGCGCAAg ATGATGAAGCTGTGGTTTGTGTTGGTGCATATTGCCTTGGTTGGTACAAATATCTGGGCAACAGCTCATTATCATGATGAAATGCCAGAGGATAATGAATTTGCTGAATTTGAAGATTTTGAAGATGATAGACCAAAAAAGCTAGCCAGTACAGTTGATCaacaatcatcaaataaattagaattaaATCAAGTATCAGAAGAGGATGATATTGAGATTGAGGATGAGGTTGATACTGAGTTTGATCATTTtcaagatgatgaagaatttGAGGGACTAGATGGTCCAACAAAAAATCCATCAAAAACAGATGAACCATcaacattaacaataacaaaagtaCCACTTCATTTACGTGATAGATGGGATTCATATTatcttgaaatattaatgataattggtcttgttgtttattttataaattatattattggtagatcaaaaaatataaatattgctgAAAATTGGCTTAATGAAAATCGTCAAatacttgatgataatttttcacttGTTGGTGATACTGGTAAAGGACTTGAAGATACAAATGATGAtggttttataaaagaaaGTGAATCACAATATTCAGTATATTGTTCTGGTAGAGTTGGCTGTGAATCAatgttaattgaattaaaattaattaaaagacaAGATCTTGTTGCAATAATATCACAAATAATTAGACCACAAAATGATC gcaatatttttagaaatttaaatattggtGTTGCAGCAATTGACTTACCATTGCATATTTGACCAGCTGGTTTTTTTGTCATGTCAGAAGTTGCTGAAGCTGCATCAGCTATTTTGGATACTCGTGTTTtacaaatattcaataaatatccaCAATTTATTGACTATATTCACATAAGTGATCAGTACAGTGGTGTCAAGCAACAAGA agATGCTGGTGCATTAACAATGCCTGAAGTTAAACGAGTTCTTCTTGTTGGATTAAACATAAGTGTCaaaggaaaattattaaataatgatacacaAGATAAAATGAAATCACTTCttcaatttacattttatatacttgataaattacGAAGATTTAGATTATCAAAAGAAGCCAAAAATAAAACCGATAAAAATCGTTTAAAAGTTGaagaaacttttttaaaaacaactcATGCAGCCCGTGCTGAAGCAGCAGCACAAAAACGTGAAGATAAAAGACAAGCTGAAAAAGAACGTATATTATTAGAAGAAGATCCTGATAAACAACGTAAATGGgaagaaaaagaacaaaaaagaTTAGCAAAAAAAAGAGCACCAAGAATGAAACAACTTAAAGTCAAAGCactttga
- the LOC122849804 gene encoding probable cytochrome P450 6a13, whose translation MILELTSGIFVLGVLIYCWSISTYNFWHERGVPGPKPVPLLGNISDLITGKKSVGQLVQDYYNDYKNEKMVGLFFRREPILLLRDLDLIKDIFISDFSKFSDRPMRVFEKAEPLSQTLLHLEYARWRPLRNKLSPVFTSGKLKDMFNLILNCGDNLQTVMDKIIDKNNIIEARDLTARFTIDVIGVCAFGLEINAMNDDDNKFRKMGKRVFHMSFKKILLFQLRELFPSIYEFLGSIVDDTEVTNFFINTMRDTMNYRRKNNLTRNDFLQYLMEIEDNPDKLPEIKLTDSFLASQLFIFFLAGFETSSSTISHALYELAQYENYQDQLRQEIKETKEANGGKWTYDSVKNMVFMEKVFRETLRKFSPIPMLIRGSNTEYTLSGTNVTIPKNSKIAFPVYGIHYDPKIYPNPEVFNPENFSPEAIQSRHPMSFLSFGEGPRNCVGMRFAYQQSKVGLIKILERYRVDVCDKTDIPYKFSTRGFSLEPLNGIYLKFTKLDNSSSK comes from the exons atgATATTAGAATTAACAAgtggtatttttgttttgggtgttttaatttattgttggtCAATTTCAACATATAATTTTTGGCATGAACGTGGTGTACCAGGTCCCAAACCTGTACCACTTCTTGGTAATATAAGTGATCTAATAACTGGAAAAAAATCAGTTGGCCAATTGGTCCaagattattataatgattataaaaatgaaaaaatggttggtttattttttcgtcGTGAACCAATACTGTTGTTGAGAGATTTGGATCTtattaaagatatttttatcagtgatttttcaaaattttctgaTAGACCAATGAGAGTATTTGAAAAAGCTGAGCCTTTATCACAAACATTGCTACATCTTGAGTATGCAAGATGGAGACCattgagaaataaattatcaccAGTATTTACATctggaaaattaaaagatatgtttaatttaatacttAATTGTGGTGATAATTTACAAACTGTTatggataaaattattgataaaaataatattattgaagcaCGTGATTTAACAGCTAGATTTACAATTGATGTTATTGGTGTTTGTGCATTTGGTCTAGAAATTAATGCaatgaatgatgatgataataaatttcgtaAAATGGGTAAACGAGTATTTCAtatgagttttaaaaaaatattattatttcaattgagagaattatttccttcaatttatgaatttttgggttcaattgttgatgatactgaagttacaaatttttttatcaatacaatGAGAGATACAATGAATTATagacgtaaaaataatttaacacgtAATGATTTTCTTCAGTATCTCATGGAAATTGAAGATAATCCAGATAAATTAccagaaattaaattaactgatAGTTTTTTAGCATcacaattgtttatattttttttggctggATTTGAGACATCAT cttcaACAATAAGCCATGCTCTTTATGAATTAGCACAGtatgaaaattatcaagatcAATTGAGACAAGAAATTAAAGAAACAAAAGAAGCAAATGGTGGAAAATGGACTTATGATTCTGTTAAAAATATGGTGTTTATGGAAAAAGTTTTTAgag AAACTCTACGTAAATTTTCTCCAATTCCAATGTTGATTCGTGGATCCAATACTGAGTATACATTGTCTGGAACAAATGTAACAAttccaaaaaattcaaaaattgcaTTTCCAGTTTATGGAATACATTATGATCCAAAAATTTATCCAAATCCAGAAGTTTTTAATCCAGAAAATTTTAGTCCAGAAGCTATTCAGTCTCGACATCCAATGAGTTTTCTCag ctTTGGAGAAGGACCAAGAAACTGTGTTG gaaTGAGATTCGCTTATCAACAATCAAAAGTTGGGCTGATTAAAATTCTAGAACGTTATCGTGTTGATGTTTGTGATAAAACAGATATACCATATAAATTTAGTACACGAGGTTTTTCTTTGGAGCCATTGAATGGAATTTACTTAAAGTTTACTAAACTTGATAATTCGTCTTCAAAATGA
- the LOC122849810 gene encoding PI-PLC X domain-containing protein 3, whose amino-acid sequence MDYIDDSPVVVNMDNHQSNINKIILNDNLEFWMTNLPPCLKSLPIINLAIPGSHNTMTYTIERNNDVGPDESKYLRLLGKYFGILLKPLIFNWSVTQYDTITEQLNGGIRYLDFRLAKKSNNDIYFLHGLFGDEITKYLYEISIWLNNHPGEKLIIDCQHFYLFNKCHHNMFVDKLKNIFNHKICPSTMDLTQITIDMMNDKSYQLIIIYRNDICNVEIDFWPSNLWPTPWPNTVNPHKLIDFLNTRLKTKLNDAGFVSQCLLTPNKSYIFKHICGSLHRDLATLCRTTSDNWIENNCPGYGGLNIVITDYVSYQNFLFSKIVIQRNSVLVDNNIDNDDKKNNLYLNEKQNYYDNDLNCI is encoded by the exons ATGGATTACATTGATGATTCACCGGTTGTTGTCAACATGGACAATCATCAAagcaacataaataaaataattttaaatgataatttggAATTTTGGATGACAAATCTACCTCCATGTCTCAAATCATTGCCAATAATTAATCTTGCAATTCCTG gttCTCATAACACAATGACCTACACAATTGAACGTAACAATGATGTTGGTCCTGATGAATCAAAGTATCTTCGACTTCTTGGTAAATATTTTGGTATACTATTAAAACCATTGATATTCAATTGGTCTGTAACACAATACGATACAATAACTGAACAATTAAATGGTGGAATAAGATACTTGGATTTTAGATTagcaaaaaaatcaaataatgacaTCTATTTTCTTCATGGTCTATTTGgtgatgaaataacaaaatatttatatgaaatatcaaTTTGGTTAAACAATCATCCtggtgaaaaattaataattgattgtcaacatttttatttatttaataaatgtcaTCACAATatgtttgttgataaattaaaaaatatatttaatcataaaatatgtCCATCAACAATGGATTTAACACAAATAACAATTGACATGATGAATGATAAAagttatcaattaataattatatatagaaatgATATTTGTAATgttgaaattgatttttggCCAAGTAATTTATGGCCTACACCATGGCCAAATACTGTTAATccacataaattaattgattttttaaatacaagattaaaaacaaaattaaatgatgctGGTTTTGTATCACAGTGTTTATTAACACcaaataaaagttatatatttaaacatatttGTGGATCATTACATCGTGATTTAGCAACACTTTGTAGAACAACATCTGATAATTggattgaaaataattgtccTGGTTATGGTGGTCTTAATATTGTCATAACTGATTATGTgtcttatcaaaattttttattttcaaaaattgttaTTCAACGTAATTCTGtacttgttgataataatattgataatgatgataaaaagaaCAACTTGTAccttaatgaaaaacaaaattattatgataatgatttaaattgcatttaa
- the LOC122849807 gene encoding cytochrome P450 6A1-like, producing the protein MILEIIAGLFVLMLMIYKWSISSFTFWSDRGVTGPAPTPLVGNIGDVIRGKQSIGDCLKKYYDDNSDLPYVGLFSRREPVLLIRSLDLIKDVLISDFSKFSDRALKTYEKADPLSQNLLVLETKRWRPLRHKLSPVFTSGKLKDMFYLLLNCGDMLQKHMDNVIDKNNIIEARDLTARYTTDVIGTCVFGLEINAMNDDDNEFRKMGKQIFKFTWKKVFLYQLRDFFPSVYEFLAPIVKRHSITNFFIKIMKDTMAYRRENKIYRHDFLDYLMEIKDNPEKLPEIKLTDELLASQLFIFFLAGFETSSSTMTNMLYELAQHHDYQDKLREEIRDTLSANDGKLTYDSVKNMKFLDMLFKETLRKYPIGTMLSRKSTSEYTFSGTNLTIPKNTLIFIAVQGIHFDPKFYKNPEIFNPYNFTDKAIKSRHPMSFQAFGDGPRNCVGARFAYQQSKVGIIKMLEKYYVDVCEKTEIPYKVNPKGFLLAPLNGIYLKFTKI; encoded by the exons ATGATACTGGAAATAATTGCTGGTCTATTTGTCTTGATGCTAATGATTTACAAATGGTCCATCTCAAGTTTTACATTTTGGAGTGATCGTGGTGTAACAGGACCAGCACCAACACCACTAGTTGGAAATATTGGTGATGTAATACGTGGAAAACAATCAATTGgtgattgtttaaaaaaatattatgatgataatagtgATTTACCATATGTTGGATTATTCTCTAGACGTGAAccagtattattaataagaaGTTTAGATCTAATTAAAGATGTTCTTATAagtgatttttcaaaattttctgaTAGAGCACTAAAAACATATGAAAAAGCTGATCCattatcacaaaatttattagtaCTTGAAACAAAACGATGGCGTCCACTTAGACATAAATTATCACCGGTGTTTACATctggaaaattaaaagatatgttttatctattattaaattgtggtGATATGTTACAAAAACATATGGACaatgttattgataaaaataatattattgaagcaCGTGATTTAACAGCAAGATATACAACTGATGTCATTGGCACATGTGTATTTGGATTAGAAATTAATGCaatgaatgatgatgataatgaatttcGTAAAATGggaaaacaaatatttaagtttacatggaaaaaagtttttttatatcaactaagagatttttttccatcagtttatgaatttttagcaCCAATTGTTAAAAGACATagtattacaaatttttttatcaaaataatgaagGACACAATGGCTTATAgacgtgaaaataaaatatatcgtcATGATTTTTTGGATTATCTTATGGAAATTAAAGATAATCCTGAAAAATTGCCTGAGATTAAATTAACTGATGAATTGTTAGcatcacaattatttatattttttttagctggtTTTGAAACATCAT ctTCAACGATGACCAATATGCTTTATGAACTTGCCCAGCATCATGATTATCAAGATAAACTTAGAGAAGAAATACGAGATACTTTGTCTGCTAATGATGGAAAATTAACATATGATTctgtaaaaaatatgaaatttttagacatgTTATTTAAag AGACACTGAGAAAGTATCCAATAGGAACCATGCTCAGTCGAAAATCTACATCTGAATATACATTCTCTGGAACAAATCTAACAATtccaaaaaatacattaatctTTATTGCAGTTCAAGGGATTCATTTCGATccgaaattttataaaaatccagAAATATTTAATCCGTATAATTTTACTGATAAAGCAATAAAATCAAGGCATCCAATGAGTTTTCAAGCTTTTGGAGATGGTCCAAGGAATTGCGTTG gtGCACGATTTGCCTATCAACAATCAAAAGTTGGAATCATCAAAAtgctagaaaaatattatgtagaTGTTTgtgaaaaaacagaaattCCATACAAGGTCAATCCAAAAGGTTTTCTACTTGCTCCACTAAATGGAATTTATCTTAAATTtacaaagatttaa